One genomic window of Meles meles chromosome 3, mMelMel3.1 paternal haplotype, whole genome shotgun sequence includes the following:
- the LOC123938683 gene encoding olfactory receptor 56-like, translating into MVWVGNQTLISHFILLGLFTHSPLHLFLFSVIMVMFLVALSGNGLMILLITTDSRLHSPMYFFLSWLSLMDLMLISTIVPRMATDFLLGRGSISFTGCGLQILFFLTLLGDECFLLAFMAYDRYVAISNPLRYSVIMSRRVCWLMVAGSWFFGLVDGLIQAIFTLRFPYCASQEIDHFFCEVPAILKLACADTSLYETMIYVCCVLMLLLPFAVISASYLRILVAVLHMHSAEGRKKAFATCSSHMAVVSLFYGAAMITYMRPQAYHSSKQDKVVSAFYTMITPMLNPLIYSLRNKEVAGALKKLLGRCPCGGAGLG; encoded by the coding sequence ATGGTCTGGGTGGGAAACCAGACTCTCATCTCCCACTTCATCCTCCTGGGTCTTTTCACCCACTCGCCACTGcacctcttcctcttttctgtcaTCATGGTCATGTTCCTGGTGGCCCTCTCCGGCAATGGGCTCATGATCCTCCTCATCACCACCGACTCCCGACTGCACAGCCCCATGTACTTCTTTCTCAGCTGGCTGTCACTCATGGACCTCATGCTCATTTCCACCATTGTGCCTCGGATGGCCACTGACTTCCTCCTGGGCCGTGGCTCCATCTCCTTCACAGGCTGTGGACTCCAGATCCtcttcttcctcaccctcctgggagATGAATGCTTCCTGCTGGCCttcatggcctatgaccgctatgtggccatcagCAACCCATTGAGGTACTCAGTGATCATGAGCCGCCGTGTTTGCTGGCTCATGGTGGCAGGGTCCTGGTTCTTTGGCCTGGTGGATGGACTGATCCAGGCCATTTTCACGCTTCGCTTCCCCTACTGTGCCTCTCAGGAGATTGACCACTTCTTCTGTGAGGTCCCTGCCATATTGAAGTTGGCCTGTGCTGACACCTCCCTCTATGAGACCATGATCTATGTCTGTTGCGTCTTAATGCTGCTCCTGCCTTTCGCTGTCATCTCTGCTTCCTACTTGCGGATCCTGGTAGCTGTGCTCCACATGCATTCTGCTGAAGGTCGGAAGAAAGCCTTTGCTACCTGCTCTTCTCACATGGCCGTGGTTTCTCTCTTCTATGGGGCTGCCATGATCACCTACATGCGGCCTCAGGCCTACCACTCCTCCAAGCAGGACAAGGTGGTCTCGGCCTTCTATACGATGATCACCCCTATGCTTAATCCACTCATCTATAGCCTGAGGAACAAGGAAGTGGCTGGTGCTCTCAAGAAACTTCTTGGGAGGTGTCCCTGTGGGGGGGCAGGGCTAGGTTGA